Below is a window of Shewanella khirikhana DNA.
CAGCGGGGTTTGCCAGTCAACCAGTTGCAGGCCAAGCTCCAGCAGTGACGCCAGTGCCATCAGCCACAGGGCCACAATCACAGTGGGGCGGTTGCCAAGACGTTTGATGACCAGCGGCGCCGCAAAACACGCCACTACGTTGACCAAAGCATTGAGGCCAAACAGACCGGAGAAGGTCAGTTCACTGAGCCCAAGGCGGCCAATCAGCCAGATGGACGAGTAAGACACATAACACAGGATAGCCGCCATGGCCGCCATACAGGTGATGGCATAAAACATAAAGTGGCTGTTTTTCAGCACGGGGCCATAACGTTCCCAGCGGTACAATGGCCCGGCAGAATGGGTATTGGCCGGACGGGTTTCCGGCAGGCGATAGCCCACCACCACCAGCATCAACAGGCCGTACAGCGCCATAAAGGCAAAGGTAGAGCGCCAGCCAAATTGCAGTGCCAGCAGGCCGCCGAGGGTCGGGGCCAGCGCCGGGATCACGCAAATGGCACCGTTAAGATAACTGTAAATACGGGCGCCTTCGGACTGGCTGTAGCTGTCACGCACGGCACTGAAGGCCACGATGGACGTAGAACAGGCCGCCAGGCCTTGCAGCAGACGCGCCAATTGCAGCCACTCAAACTCCATCGCTGCCATGGCAAGCAAGCTGCTGACCACATAGAGCACAGTACCGAACAGCGCGACCGGGCGACGGCCATAACGGTCGGCCAGCGGACCAATCAATACCTGACCCACACCCATGGCAAACAAAAACAGCACCAGGGTGGACTGCACCTGCCGCTCGTCAACGCCATAATCCACCGCCATCGCGGGCATGGAAGGCAAGTAGATGTCGATGGCCAGCGGGCTTAACAGCACCAGAGACATCAAAATAGGCAACAGATTACGGGACATGGCGTTAGGTATTTTCAGACTGGTTTAACGATGCGAGCATCTTACCCCTGCTGTGGTATGAACAGAAATGGTATATATTCCTTTTACAAATTCCCTCAAGGAATATCTATGCAACTGGATAAGCTGGCCCGTATCGACCTGAATTTATTGGTGGTGCTGCAGGTTTTGATTGAAGAACAGAGCGTGACCCGCGCGGCCGTGCGGCTGAATCTGAGTCAATCGGCGCTGTCGAAAAGCCTGAGCCGCCTGCGGGAAACCCTGGGCGACCCGCTGTTTTCCCGAACCGCCCACGGACTGAAGCCCACGGCACATGCACTGGCACTCGGCGAGCGGCTTCCGAAAATCCTGCAGGAGCTGTATCAACTCACCCTGCCCCCCAGTTTCGACCCGGGCAGCAGCAACCGCAGCTTCAGCTTTGCCATGGTGGAAAGCGCCTACGAAACCCTGATCCCCGGGTTCATCGGCCCCTTGCTGGCCCAGGCGCCGAACCTGCGTATCAACTCCTACATGTGGAATGAAAAGTCCATCAGTGACTTACAGCTGGGCCAGATTGACTTTGGCATCGACGGTATCGACCTGCAGCCCCAATCGAATTTCAGTATCGACAGCCTGCCCGAAGGCATCAGCCATCAGACTCTGTATCACGACCATCAGCTGTGTCTGGTGCGGGTTGGGCACCCGGCGCTGGCGCTGCATCAGGCGGGCAACTGGGATGTGGAGGCTTACCTCAGCATGCAGCATGTGCAGGTGCGCTGCGAAGGTAACGACTGGTGGGCGCTGGATTACCACCTGGCAGCCAAGGGGCAGCAGCGGGATTTGTGCACCACGGTGCCAGACTTTTACGGCGCCGCCAGTGTCTGTGCCCACACCGACCTGGTGTTTACCCTGCCGGAAAGTTTTGCCCGCCATGCCATCAATCTGTATCCGCTGGTAATGCTGCCGCTGCCGTTTGATTTTATGCCGCTGGCGTACGTGCTGCTGTGGCATCAGCGCAACGATGGCGACCCGGGCCACAAGTGGCTCAGGGAACTGATTACTCAGAGTGCAAGGCACAGTGCCCGCGACAGCGGCAGCTGGAATTAACGGAAGGCAGCCGCAAGATTAACCATATTTCACGTGCTTCGCGGGACGATTTTTCGCAGACTGTGACCATGACACCCGCCGAGGAGGCAATATGATTTACAGTCAATTCCACACCCCGCCCCTGCACCAACGTTTCAGCGGCCTTAAAGGTCTGGCCATGTTTGTGGCCGGTTTGGTGGTAATGGGACTCAGCCTGGTGGCCTTACCCTTTATTCTGCTGGCCGGTGCGGTCGCCTTCGGGCTGCTGAGCGTATTTGGCCGCATCTGGTTGGGTAAGCTGGTTCGCCGCGCCCAGCAGGCTCAGGCCAAGCGCGCCGAGACTCAGTTTGAAGCCGAAACCAGTGACGCCTTTATCCGTTTTCGCGATCGCGATGCATTCCGTCCACGTCCCCATCAGGGCCGCACCTTCGATCACGATCCAACCGAGTAATCCACTGCCCCGGGGCTAGCGCTCATCACCCGGCCCCGGCATTTCCACCAGCAAATCTTTGGCTCTCTCCAGGGCCTTTTTTTCGTCTGTATGGGTCGAAAGCGGCAGAACCTTTTCCACCTGCTCGGCCAGCGACTGCCACAGGGGCGCAATAATTTCCCGCTCCTGTGCATTCCCCAGCATGGCGCCGTGGCGCAGCAACGCAGCCGCCCCCACCACATCGATACGGCCAAGAATGCCATCGGCGAGCGCCATCGATAATTCAATCATCGCCGGCACGCTGCGGCCATAGCGGATCACCTGGCGTAAATAGTCTTCTGCCAGCGCCAAATCGCCGCCCAGCGTGGCTTCATCGTGCAACATGTGGCGGGCTCGCAGGAACATGGCATCCAGCTGCCCTTGCTGGGCTGCTTCGGCAAGCCAGCGCTCGCTGGCAAGCGTATCTGCCGGGCAACCCTCACCGCGACTCAGCATCAGCGACACATGGTACTGCGCCGCCGGGAAGCCTCCACGGGCAGCCGATTCGATATGGCCAAAGGCGCGCTCAAGCTCACCAGCCTGATAATAGAGCACCCCGAGATTGGCTTCGGCCTCTGTGTGGCCTGCCTCCGCCGCCTGGGTCAGCAGTGCTTTGGCAAGGCTTAAGTCCTGGAGCTGACCAAACTGACCGGTCAGCGCACAAAAGCCCAGCAGGGCACGGGCGTCGTCTATGCCTTCATCTGCCGCCTGAACGAGCAGTTCAAGACCTTTTTTGGCATCGGTTTCGCCGTCATAGCCGTGCAGCCAGGCCACAGCCAGCTCGTATCTGGCCTTGGGCAAATGATTAGCCGCCTCCCTGAACCAATGCTTGGCCTTGGTCAGCAGCCTCTTTGGTTCGAGAGATGAGGCTTGTTGGTGATCATCAAAGGCTTCAGCCTTATCGCGCTCCATCAGGCCTTCCACCTTGAATGCCATCCCCAGCAGATACTGAGCCTCGGCATCGTCCTGCATCACGGCGCGAAAACACAGCTCGCGATTGCCAAGGGCATCCAGCGGCTCAAATTCCCATTCGCCCAGATTGCCAAGTTCAGCCACCAGGGCGCAGAAGTTTTGCAGCGACTTTTCCGCCAGCGCCAGCAACTGCTCCTGACTTAGATGGTATTTTTCCGGGTGGGCACCGCGGTTGCCATCGGCACGCAGCCGATGCATGGCCCGCACCTGACGCACCCCCAATAGGCGAGCCTGTGACAGGGCTTCGATACGGTTGTAGAGATTGGGGCTGTCGAATGACAAGCGGCCATCGGCAAGCAGGCCGGTTAGTTTGAACAGGGCACTTCTGAGGGTCAAAAGTGCCTGGGAAGGCACATCACGGGCATGACGGCGGGCCTGTTGATAATCAGCGCCCAAATCGCTGTTGAAGGCGCTGACAAGCCCAGTATCGGTTAGCCGGGTATGTGCCATAGGTCTCCCATCAAGCCTGTGAGCGGGTCACCATGTAGAGGCGAAACAGCGCCACGTTAACGAACAGGCCGATAAAGGCAAAGGCGGTATCGGTCAGCAGTTGCAGCGGCAAACCCACGTTGCCAGCCACCTGCGACAAGGTACCACCAATCAGCGACAGCGGCACATAAAGCATCAGCAATGCCATAGTTTTAAAGGCAATGGGCGCCGAAAACTGGAAGCTGGCCTTGATAGCCTCAAAGGGCGTTAAGCGCTCGGCCACCACCATAAAATTCACGTAAGCGAGACGGGCGAACAGATACAGGCTGATCCCGAGGCCCACAATCCACAGCGGACCAAACACGGCCAGAAACACCACAGGCGCCAGAATGGCCATGCCCGAGAACACCCCGGCCAGCAGCAGCGGTGGCACAAAAGGCATGCTGGCTTTCAGTAATTGGCCGGTGGCCAGCTGATGGCCTTCGCTGCGCAGCTGTAAGTACAGGGTCAGCGCGGCAATCAGAATCGAGAAAATGATCAGCAGCACCATCATGGCGAAGAAGTGCGGTGCCCCAAATTGTGGGTTTTCAATATCGGCCTTGGCAAACTCGCTGCCCAGCCACAGCTGGATCCCAACCTGGGCCAGCAACAGTGGAATGGTCAGAGCCGCCAATTGGCTCAGATGATTGCGAAAGAAATTAAACGCTTCGCTCAGAACTACCGACAATGACATGTGTCTATCCAACCGTTAAAAGTTAATTACATTCCGCCGCCCAAAAGCGATTTGTGACCGGCAGAAACTGACCCTTTATTTTGTGCGCCTAGAATACCGAAAAACCCCCATGGATGCACAGGGCTTATCGGTGACCAAGGGTTGATATGACGCAAATTCCGTGCATTTTTTACCTTGGGCGGCCTAGAATATCCCCCAACCTTTGAAGGAAAACACCAACAGGACGTCTCAAAATGAAACGAATCACCACTCTTTCTCTGCTTGCCTCCCTGTCTCTGCTGGCGCCTGTGGCCAGCGCAGCCGATTTTGGCGCCCTGGCGGCAGACACGCTCAAGCAAGTAAGCACTACCACTCAGTCGGCCAGCAACACCGCCCAGGCCGCATCCAACCAAGCCCAAAGCGGCGATCTGCTGGGTAACTTAATGGCCCTTGGTCTGGATCAGAATCAGGCCGAAGGTGGCATGGGCGCCCTGCTGAAAATGGCTCAGGGCAGCCTCAGTGGCAGTGAATTCTCCAGCCTCAGCAACGCCATCCCCGGCGCCGATAAGATGCTCAGCGCCGTGCCGGCGCTGGACTCCGGCAGCGGTATGTCTGGCCTGCTTTCCGGCGTGGGCGGCAGCCTGGGCAACTCGCTTCAGGGCAGCGCCCTTGTGTATGATGCCTTTGAAAAACTGGGGATTTCACGTGAGCTTGCTGCGCCTATGGTGGATGTTGCCAAAAACTACCTGCAGGCCAATGCCAGTGAAGATACCGTAGGTCTGCTGATGAAAGGTCTTGGCAGCCTGCTGTAAACTTCACAGCTCAAACAGCCATTCTTGGGAGGAAAGCATGATAGCGGCGCTGAAAAAACTGCTGAAACAGCAACTGGGGGAACCCGGCAAGTCGCTTTCCCGGCAGGAAGCCGCTGCGGCACTCCTGATTGAAGTGGTACTGGCCGATGAAAGCCTCTCCGGGCAGGAGCAAACACTGTTGCCCGGCATTATCGCCAATCTCACCGGCGCCTCTGCCACTGAGGCGAGTGAGCTTATCCAAAGCGCCATGGCGCGCCACGAAGAAGCGGTCTCGCTGTTTGAATATACGGATTTAATCAACCGGGAATTCAGCCTGCAGGACAAACAGGCGCTGATTCTGGCGATGTGGCAACTGGCCTTTGCCGATGGGGAATTATGCCAATACGAAGAGCAGATCATCCGTAAAACGGCCGATCTGCTCTACTTAAAACACAGTGAATTGATCCAGCTGCGCAACCAGGTAAGCGACTAAGCAGCCAGTCGGCTACTCAAGCACCCAGCCAAGCACCCAGTCAGGCCAGCAGGGAAAACTCGCAGGACAGGAGCCGCTCGCACCGAGCGGCGTTTTACTTAAAATCAATTACCTAAGCCAGCTGCTTGCCCATTTCCATGCCCTGACCGTGAAGCTTGCCCAGCTTCTCCGCCAGACCGCCCAAATCCACCTTCACCCCGGCCATTTCACTTACCTGAGCCAGCCAACTGGTGCGCTCATCGTCGCCGATTTTCTCCCAGTCACTGACCACCCGCTTGGACATGGCAATCATGCCGGCAAGCTTTGAGTAAGGCTCGCAGGTCTTGGGCGCATCCTGAAAGCGGATCCCCTTCACAAGCGCCGGCGTGAACTTCCAGTTTTGCGCCAGCATGGCGCCGATATCGGCAGAATCGTAGCCAAGCATTTCTTTTTCCATCAAATGCCGGTCGGCACCCTCAGCCACAGCTGCGCGGATAGCAGCGGATTTTTCGGGCTCACCACTGGCAATTAAGAGTTCGCCAATGGAATGCAAAATACCGCAGGTAAAGGCTTCTTCCGGCAGGGTGCCAAGCCGCTTGGCCAGCTCCTGACAAATGGTGGCCACTTCAAAGGTATTACCCCAAAAATCCCCTAAATCAATGCCTTCCACCTTGGGCACCGCACCCACCACCGCTGAGGCAATCACCAGGGTGCGCAGGGTTTGCATACCCAAACGCACCACGGCATCGTCGATGGAGCCCACTTCCCGCGAGCTGCCAAAGCGCGCCGAGTTGGCCAGTCTGAGCACCCGGGCGCTGAGCACAGGGTCGTGGGAAAGCTTTTCGCAAACCTCTTTTATGGAGGTGTCTTCGTTATTTACCGCATCCAACAACTCGGCGATGGCCTTGGGCAACCTTGGCAATTCATCGACCTTGGATAAAAGCGCAGCTGAATTCATATTCCGGTCTCCTTTGTCTGCTAATTCAAATATAGACCAGATTTTTACTGCCACGCCCTTTGGTTACAGCCGGGTAAATTTGAGTACGAATCTATCAGTCTTTCCGCGTATATCCTTGTCAAACGCCGACTTTTCCAGATTATCGTCGGGATTGGCCAGCGCCGCGCTCTCGCCTTCCAGCACAAATCCGGCGGCGGTCATTTTTGCAACCACCACCGCAGGTTCAATGCGGTGCAGACTGTGGGTCACGGCTATCCCCACTCCGGCACTGGCGCGATGGTCGATAATAGCCACCTTGCCGCCCGGCTTGAGGGAGCGATACATCAGCGCAGTGAGCTTATCGACATCGATGGCAGGCCAATCTTTTTCACTGAAAAAGGCGTCATGAAAGCCAAGTACGAAAAAGATGCGATCGAAACTTGCTTCGGCAAAATGCAGATCATCGGCCTCCGCCAGCAGGGTCTGCACGTTGGGCAAGCGGGTGTTGTAGTCACGCAGCTTCAGCTCATCACCGGCGAAGGGCAGATACGCCTTGTTGTTGTGCGCCACGACTGTGCCTTGTTTGCCCACGGTGCGGGCCAGCAGCTCGGTGTAGTAACCGCCTCCGGAAAAGATATCCAGCACCTGCTGACCCGGCGCTACCTCGAAGAAATTAAGAATGGCATCAGGGTGTCGATTGGCATCTTTCAGTCTGTCGGCTGCGGGCCGTGCTGCGTCGTTAATGGCAGCCTGAATGGCCGGTTGATCCGCCGCCAGGGCGGTGGTTGCACTGACGCCCAATAAGGACAGCAGCATTGTGGTTCCCAAAACGCGAGTGAGTGTGTTCATCTGCAAGCTCCCGATATAGTTGCGCCACACCATTTTGGTAAACCGCAGGTAAAATTGCCGTTTATATTTTGTAAATATTTGCTTTTATTAGGGAAAAGTGTAAGAAAATGTTTGCCGGTTAAAAAGCAAGCTGCTAGCTATATCAGTGAATGCCA
It encodes the following:
- a CDS encoding multidrug effflux MFS transporter gives rise to the protein MSRNLLPILMSLVLLSPLAIDIYLPSMPAMAVDYGVDERQVQSTLVLFLFAMGVGQVLIGPLADRYGRRPVALFGTVLYVVSSLLAMAAMEFEWLQLARLLQGLAACSTSIVAFSAVRDSYSQSEGARIYSYLNGAICVIPALAPTLGGLLALQFGWRSTFAFMALYGLLMLVVVGYRLPETRPANTHSAGPLYRWERYGPVLKNSHFMFYAITCMAAMAAILCYVSYSSIWLIGRLGLSELTFSGLFGLNALVNVVACFAAPLVIKRLGNRPTVIVALWLMALASLLELGLQLVDWQTPLAGAFAFMLPMMLLCIGFALLLGPATSMALAPFGERAGTATAMLGFIQMSGASVITAVVQLTPLEAPLAIGLTMGILALLLLFVMMLPGLGHWHREPEHG
- a CDS encoding LysR family transcriptional regulator, coding for MQLDKLARIDLNLLVVLQVLIEEQSVTRAAVRLNLSQSALSKSLSRLRETLGDPLFSRTAHGLKPTAHALALGERLPKILQELYQLTLPPSFDPGSSNRSFSFAMVESAYETLIPGFIGPLLAQAPNLRINSYMWNEKSISDLQLGQIDFGIDGIDLQPQSNFSIDSLPEGISHQTLYHDHQLCLVRVGHPALALHQAGNWDVEAYLSMQHVQVRCEGNDWWALDYHLAAKGQQRDLCTTVPDFYGAASVCAHTDLVFTLPESFARHAINLYPLVMLPLPFDFMPLAYVLLWHQRNDGDPGHKWLRELITQSARHSARDSGSWN
- a CDS encoding DUF4145 domain-containing protein, which codes for MAHTRLTDTGLVSAFNSDLGADYQQARRHARDVPSQALLTLRSALFKLTGLLADGRLSFDSPNLYNRIEALSQARLLGVRQVRAMHRLRADGNRGAHPEKYHLSQEQLLALAEKSLQNFCALVAELGNLGEWEFEPLDALGNRELCFRAVMQDDAEAQYLLGMAFKVEGLMERDKAEAFDDHQQASSLEPKRLLTKAKHWFREAANHLPKARYELAVAWLHGYDGETDAKKGLELLVQAADEGIDDARALLGFCALTGQFGQLQDLSLAKALLTQAAEAGHTEAEANLGVLYYQAGELERAFGHIESAARGGFPAAQYHVSLMLSRGEGCPADTLASERWLAEAAQQGQLDAMFLRARHMLHDEATLGGDLALAEDYLRQVIRYGRSVPAMIELSMALADGILGRIDVVGAAALLRHGAMLGNAQEREIIAPLWQSLAEQVEKVLPLSTHTDEKKALERAKDLLVEMPGPGDER
- a CDS encoding DUF2780 domain-containing protein, producing MKRITTLSLLASLSLLAPVASAADFGALAADTLKQVSTTTQSASNTAQAASNQAQSGDLLGNLMALGLDQNQAEGGMGALLKMAQGSLSGSEFSSLSNAIPGADKMLSAVPALDSGSGMSGLLSGVGGSLGNSLQGSALVYDAFEKLGISRELAAPMVDVAKNYLQANASEDTVGLLMKGLGSLL
- a CDS encoding TerB family tellurite resistance protein — encoded protein: MIAALKKLLKQQLGEPGKSLSRQEAAAALLIEVVLADESLSGQEQTLLPGIIANLTGASATEASELIQSAMARHEEAVSLFEYTDLINREFSLQDKQALILAMWQLAFADGELCQYEEQIIRKTADLLYLKHSELIQLRNQVSD
- a CDS encoding HDOD domain-containing protein codes for the protein MNSAALLSKVDELPRLPKAIAELLDAVNNEDTSIKEVCEKLSHDPVLSARVLRLANSARFGSSREVGSIDDAVVRLGMQTLRTLVIASAVVGAVPKVEGIDLGDFWGNTFEVATICQELAKRLGTLPEEAFTCGILHSIGELLIASGEPEKSAAIRAAVAEGADRHLMEKEMLGYDSADIGAMLAQNWKFTPALVKGIRFQDAPKTCEPYSKLAGMIAMSKRVVSDWEKIGDDERTSWLAQVSEMAGVKVDLGGLAEKLGKLHGQGMEMGKQLA
- a CDS encoding class I SAM-dependent methyltransferase; translation: MNTLTRVLGTTMLLSLLGVSATTALAADQPAIQAAINDAARPAADRLKDANRHPDAILNFFEVAPGQQVLDIFSGGGYYTELLARTVGKQGTVVAHNNKAYLPFAGDELKLRDYNTRLPNVQTLLAEADDLHFAEASFDRIFFVLGFHDAFFSEKDWPAIDVDKLTALMYRSLKPGGKVAIIDHRASAGVGIAVTHSLHRIEPAVVVAKMTAAGFVLEGESAALANPDDNLEKSAFDKDIRGKTDRFVLKFTRL